The following is a genomic window from Micromonospora cathayae.
ACCGTGAACGCGGGCGGTCGGCTGGTCGTCACCGCCACCCGGGTCGGCGCGGACACCCAGCTCGCCCAGATGGCCAGGCTGGTCGAGCAGGCCCAGACCGGCAAGGCGGCGGTACAGCGGCTGGCCGACCGGATCTCCGGGGTGTTCGTGCCGATCGTGATCGCGCTCGCGGTCGGCACCCTGGGCTGGTGGATCGGCAGCGGCGGCGGCCTGACCGCCGCGTTCACCGCCGCCGTGGCGGTGCTGATCATCGCGTGCCCGTGCGCGCTCGGGCTGGCCACGCCGACCGCGCTGCTGGTGGGCACCGGTCGGGGCGCGCAGCTCGGCATCCTGATCAAGGGCCCGGAGGTGCTGGAGTCCACCCGTCGGGTCGACACCGTCGTGCTCGACAAGACCGGCACCGTCACCACCGGCAGGATGACCCTGGTCGACGTGCTCCCGGCCGCCGGTGAGGACGCCGACGAGCTGCTCCGGCTGGCCGGCGCGCTGGAGGCGGCCAGCGAACACCCGATCGCCCGGGCCGTCGCCGCCGCAGCGGGGGCCGGGGGCAGCACCGCCGCAGCCACCGCCGGAAGCGCTGTCGTCGGGGTCGGGGCCGGGGCCGGGGGTGCCGCCGGAGCGGCGGTCGGGGCCGGCAGGCTGCCGGCGGTCACCGGGTTCGCCAACGTCGAGGGGCTCGGCGTCACCGGCAGCGTCGAGGGCCGGGAACTGGTCGTCGGCCGGGTCCGGCTGCTGCGCGAGCGGGGTCTCGACGTACCGGAGGAGGTGGAACGGGCGGTGACCACCGCGCAGGCCGAGGGGCGGACGGCGGTGGTGGCCGGCTGGGCCGGCCGGGCGCGGGGTGCGCTGGTGGTCGCGGACGTGGTCAAGCCGACCAGCCGGACGGCCATCGACCAGCTTCGGGCGCTCGGGCTGACCCCGGTGCTGCTCACCGGGGACAACGCCGCCGCCGCCCGGACCGTGGCCGCCGAGGTCGGCGTCGACGAGGTGATCGCCGAGGTGCTGCCGGCCGAGAAGGTGGACGTGGTCAAGCGGCTCCAGGCCGAGGGGAAGGTGGTGGCGATGGTCGGGGACGGGGTCAACGACGCCGCCGCGCTCGCCCAGGCCGACCTGGGGCTGGCCATGGGCACCGGTACGGACGCGGCGATCGAGGCGTCCGACCTGACCCTGGTCCGGGGTGACCTGGTGACGGCGGTGGACGCGATCCGGTTGTCCCGACGCACCCTGCGGATCATCAAGAGCAACCTGTTCTGGGCGTTCGCCTACAACGTGGCGGCCCTGCCGCTGGCCGCCGCCGGGCTGCTCAACCCGATGATCGCCGGGGCGGCGATGGCGTTCTCGTCGGTGTTCGTGGTCGCCAACAGTCTCCGGCTGCGCGGCTTCCGGCCAAATGGTTGACCTGCTCGCCTCGGGGTAGGAGGAGGGCACGAACAGACGACCTGGAGGTCCGCATGGGTATCGACGACAAGATCGGCAATGCGTCCGAGCAGGCGGCCGGCAAGGTCAAGGAGGGGGCCGGCCGGGCCACCGGTGACGAGCGGCTGGAGGCCGAGGGCCGGGGGGACCAGGCCAGCGCCAACCTGAAGCAGGCCGGCGAGAAGATCAAGGACGTGTTCAAGAGCTGAGTTCCGTACCGTCGCGTCGGGTCGGCCACACCGGTCGGCCCGACGCGACGTAGGTACGGAGCTTCCCGCCGGACGCGACGCGGGTGTGGAACAGCCCGGTCGAACCGCCGCGACCTGGGTACGGGCAGCGTCCGGTCAACCAGTCGTGACGGCCCGGAACAGCGGGCCGGTCAGGCGGCGGGGGCCAGTTCGGCGAGGAGCAGCTCGACCCGGCGGCGGATCTCGTCGCGGATCGGCCGGACAGCCGCCACGCCCTTGCCGGCGGGGTCGGCGAGCTGCCAGTCCTCGTACCGCTTCCCCGGGAAGACCGGGCAGGCGTCGCCGCAGCCCATGGTGACGATCACGTCGGAGGACTCGGCGGTGGCGTACTCCAGGAGTTTCGGGGTCTGGTCGGTGATGTCCACACCGACCTCACGCATCGCCTCGACGGCCGCCGGGTTGACCGTCTCGGCCGGCGCGCTGCCGGCGGACCGTACCTCGACCGCGTCGCCGGCCAGGTGGCGTAGCCACCCGGCGGCCATCTGGGACCGGCCGGCGTTGTGCACGCAGACGAACAGGACACTGGGCTTGGTCATCGGGGTCTCCTTCGGGTAGGTGGGCGGCGGGTCAGCGCGCCTGCTCGGTCGGTACGGCCCGGTCGGCGGGGACGACGACCCGGTCGGCGGCGGCACCGACGCCGGGGTAGAGGGCGAGCAGCAGCGCGACGCCGACGGTGAGACCGACGAGCTGCGCGAGGACGAAACCGGGCACCGAGGCCGGCGCGATGCCGGCGAAGGTGTCGGTGAACGCGCGGCCGACGGTGACCGCCGGGTTCGCGAACGACGTGGACGAGGTGAACCAGTAGGCCGCGCCGATGTACGCGCCGACGGCCGCCGGGGCGACCGGGGCCCGCCCGGACCTGGCGAGGGCGAACACCAGCAGCACCAGGCCAGCGGTGGCGACCACCTCGCCGAGCCAGAGGTGCCCGCCGGAGCGTTCCTTCCCGGAGAGGGTCACCGCCGACAGGTCGAACATCAGGTTCGCCAGGACCGACCCGGCGATCGCGCCGGTGACCTGGGCGAGAACGTACCCGCCGAGGTCACGGCCGGTGAGGCCGGTGCCGGCGCGGCGGCCGAGGAACCAGTCGGCGGCGGAGACCACCGGATTGAGGTGCGCGCCGGACACCGGCCCGAAGATCAGGATCAGCGCGCCGAGGGCGAAGGCGGTGGCGACCGAGTTCTCCAGCAGTTGCAGCCCGACGTCGTCGGGGGAGAGGGTGGCGGCCATGACGCCGGACCCCACCACGGCGGTGACCAGCAGGGCGGTGCCGGTGAACTCGGCCAGCAGCCGTCGGGGAAGTGCGATGGTCATCGGGTGATCTCTCCAGGTGCCGGGGGGTCGGGACTACCGGGTGACGGGTACGCCGAGCTGGTCGAGCAGCCGCCGGACCCGACGTTCGACGTCGTCACGGATCGGTCGGACCTCGGCCACGGAACGACCGGCGGGATCGTCGATCTCCCAGTTCTCGTAGCGGGTGCCGGGGAAGACCGGGCAGGCGTCGCCGCAGCCCATGGTCACCACCACGTCGGCGGCCCGGACGACCTCGTCCGTCCAGGGCTTCGGATACTCGGTGGAGATGTCGATGCCGCGTTCCGCCATCGCGGCGACGGCCGCCGGGTTGACGCCGGTGCCCGGTTCGCTGCCGCCGGACCAGGCCACCGCGGCCTCCCCGGCGAGGTGGGTGAAGAAGCCGAGGGCCAGCTGCGAGCGGCCGGCGTTGTGGGTGCACAGGAAGAGTACGACCGGTCGGCCGTCGCGATGGTGCCCCTCGACCCGGGCCAGGGCCTGGAGCCGTTGCCGGGCGAACCGCTCGGCGAGCAGCGGCAGGTAGTTCGGGACGCTGCTGCCGCTGGCGAACTGGTCGTAACTGGTGTGCAGGAAACGTTCGATGGTCTCGACCCCGTACGTGCCGGCGAACTCGGTGAGCAGGCGGCTCGCGGCGGTCCGCAGAGCCAGCTGCTGGTCGACGGAGAGGTCCTTACGCAGGGTGGTGAGGCTGTCAGCCATGGCGTTCTCCGGGGGAGATGGCGGGGGCGACGCGGTCGATCCGGCCGGCGAGGTCGGCGTACGCGGCTTCGAACGCCTCGTCCGTGTCGACGCGGACCGGATCGGGCACCGACCAGTGCAGGCGCGGCCGGAGCGGTCCGGTCAGCTCCTCGTGGGCGTTGTCGCAGACCGCGATGACCAGGTCCCCGGCGGACACGACCTGGTCGACGTGAGCGGTGCCGGTCGGGTCCAGCGGCAGGCCGTGCCGGTGGGCCACGGCCACCGCGCGGGGGTGGACGCGGGCAGCCGGCCGGGTACCCGCCGAGGTGGCCGGGGTGCGGACCCGGCGGGCCCAGAGCGCGGCGGCGAGCTGGGAGCGGGCCGAGTTGTGGGTGCAGACGAAGACCACCCGGCCGACCCCGTCGAGCGGGGGCGGGGTCAACGCGGCCAGGGCCTCGGGTCGCAGTCGCAGGTAGGTGCGGCGGCGGTCCCCCTCGGAGCGTCCCCGGACGACCAGGCCGGCGTCGGTCAGCACCTTGACGTGGTGGGCGACGAGGTTACTGGGCAGCGCGAGGGCGTGGGCGATCTCGCCCGGTGAGGCGTCGCCCAGCACGAGGGTGTCGACCACCGCCAGGCGGGCGGGGTCACCCAGGGCGGCGTGGATCCGCGCCCGGGCAACCCGAGAAGAAAGCTCAGCGTTCATTGACTCAATGATTATTGAGCTTCCGTGCTGATGTCAACCGCCAGTAGGGCGGCGAGCTGCCGCAGCAGTCCGGGGCGGACCCGGTAGTAGACCCAGGTGCCCCGCCGTTCGGCGTCGACCAGGCCGGCCTGTCGCAGGGTGCGCAGATGGTGGGAGATGGTGGGACCGGTCAGGTCGAAGGCCGGGGTCAGATCGCAGACGCAGATCTCGCCGCCCTCGGCCGAGGCGATCATCGACACGAGCTGGAGGCGTACCGGGTCGCCGAGGGCCTTGAAGGCGGGGGCCAGCGTGGCGGCGGTCTCCGCCGGGACGCGGCCCCGGGTCAGTGGCCCGCAGCAGGTCGGCGCGGTGAGGTCGATGATCGGCGGCACCTGATTCGACATGCGTCTAGCTTGACGATCGTCTAATCAATGTGCAACCGTCTGATTCGACGAACGTCGAGACAGCCTGGTTCGAGGGGGACGCACATGACGACGAACGCGCTGGCCGAACTGCCCGTGGTGGTGATCGGGGCCGGTCCGGTGGGGCTGGCCGCCGCAGCCCACCTGCACGAACGAGGGCTCGCGTTCACCGTGCTCGAAGCCGGTGACGGCCCCGGCGCGGCGGTACGCCAGTGGGGGCACGTCCGGCTCTTCTCGCCCTGGCGGTACGACATCGACGCCGCCGCCCGTCGACTGCTGGCGGCCACCGGCTGGGTCGCCCCCGCCGAGGACGATCTGCCGACCGGTACCGAGCTGGTCGAGGCGTACCTCCGACCGCTCGCGGAACTGCCGCAGCTCGCCCCGCACCTGCGCTACCGGGCCCGGGTCGTCGCGGTCGGCCGGCTGGGGCTGGACCGGCTACGCACCACCGGCCGGGAGAACGCCCCGTTCCTGGTCCGGCTCGCCGACGGTACGGACCTCCTGGCCCGGGCGGTCGTCGACGCGTCCGGCACCTGGGGCACCCCCAACGTGCTGGGCGGCTCCGGCCTGCCGGCGCACGGCGAGGACACCGTCGCGGGGTACGTCGAGCCGGCCCTGCCGGACGTCCCCGGCGCGGACCGGGACCGGTTCGCCGGCCGGCACACCCTGGTCGTCGGGGCCGGACACTCCGCCGCCAACACCCTGCTCGCCCTGGCCGACCTCGCCGCGGTGGCAGCCGGCACCACGGTGACCTGGGCGATCCGCTCGACCAGTCCGGCCCGCACCTACGGTGGCGGCGACGCCGACGCGCTGCCGGCGCGGGGCGCGCTCGGCAGCCGGCTGCGTGAGCACGTCGAGGCGGGCCGGATCCGGCTGCTCACCGGCTTCTCCGTGCACGCGCTCGCCGAGGTGGACGGGCGGGTCGAGGTGACCGTCCGGGCGGCGGACGGGGCGACCCGGAGCGTGACCGTCGACCGGATCGTCTCGGCCACCGGGTTCCGCCCGGACCACTCCATCACCACTGAACTCCGGCTGGACCTCGACCCGGTGCTCGGGGCGACCCGTGCGCTCGCGCCGCTGATCGACCCGAACGAGCACTCCTGCGGTACGGTCCCGCCGCACGGGGTGGACGAACTCGCCCACCCCGAGCCGGGCTACCACGCGGTCGGCGTGAAGAGCTACGGTCGCGCGCCGACCTTCCTGATGGCCACCGGTTACGAGCAGGTCCGCTCGGTGGTCGCCGCGCTCGCCGGGGACTGGGCGGCGGCCCGGGACGTCCGGCTGGAACTCCCGGAGACCGGCGTGTGCACCAGCAACCCGGTCGATTCGGTGGACGGAGCGGACTGCTGTGGCGGCCCCGCCCCGGCGGCGGAGGACATCCAGGCCAAGGCCACCCGGGGACTGCCCACCGGCGTCGCCGGTGGCCTGCTCACCGCGCCGCTGGCTCTGCTGCCCACGGCAGGCGGCTGCTGTGCCGACTGACCGGCTGTCGGCGCGGCATCCGGACGGCGATGGTGGCGGTGGCCCGGCCGGCGGTTGCTGTGCCGGCTGACCGGCCGGCGGTTGCCCGGCCGGTGGTTCCGGCCGGCGGCTGTGGTGCCGACTGGGTGGCCGGTGGTATGGCCCGGACGGGCCGGGCGCGTTGCGGCTTCCGGCCCGGCAGGTCCGGCGGAACCGGTGGAGTGTGTTGATTCGGTCGGGCAGCGACTACGCTGTCTAGAGCCGATCGTGCCTTCTGCTACGTAGGGCCCTCGGTCGGCGGATAGATGGAGTTCTATCGTGACGACCGCCCGAACCACGCACAACGCGTTCTCGACGGCAGGTCTCTCGCTCGTCCCGATCCGGATCGCCGACGACCGGGTCCGGCTGGCCGTGGCGGGCGAGGTCGACATGGCCACCGCCAGGCAGTTCGACGACGTCCTGATCGGGCTGCTCCAGGAACGTCCGACGCTGATCGATGTCGATCTGGAAGGGCTGCGCTTCCTGGACTCGGCGGGCATCCTGGTCCTTCTGCGCAACCACACCTCCGCCGCCGAACAGGGCTGCCAGCTGATGATCAGCAACCCGCCGGCCACCGTACGGCGGGTGCTGCACATCACCGGCGTACTCGCCCTGCTGACCGCGGAGGCGTGACCCGGCCCGCCATCCGATCGCCCTGCCGACCAGCGGGTCGTCCGGCACCGGGCAGCACCGGTGCCGGACCGCCGCAGCCGATCAGCGGTGCCGGTCGACCAGTTCGCCGGTCTCCACCAGATAGCGAGCCACGTCGATCAGCTTCAGGTTCAGCCCCTGGCTGGCCCGGACCAGCAGTGCGAACGCCTCGTCGCCGGTGACCTTGTGCCGCTCCATCAGGATGCCCTTGGCCTGCCCGATCACGTCCCGTACGCCGAGTGCCTGGGAAAGCTGCGCCAGCTTGCGCGCGTCGGCCAGCGCAACGGCGGCGTGCGCGGCGAACAGGGTACCGACCTGCTCGGATTCCGGGGTGAACGCGTACGCCTCCGAGGCGTACAGGTTGAGTGAGCCGAGGCTGTCCCGTCCCACGTACAGCTGGAAGGAGAGCATGCTGCACACCCCCAGCCCGGCGGCCCGGGCGGTGAACGCGGGCCAGCGTCGCTCGGTGCCGATGTCCGGCAACAGGACGGTCCGGTGCTCGCACAGCGCATCGAGGCAGGGACCCTGGCCGGTGTCGTACTGCGCCTGGTCCACCTGGTAGACCAGGTCGCCGGTGGCGGCGCTGGTCCGGAAGGTCCGCTGCCGCCGCTCCACCTCGGAGATGCCGGCATGCCAGGCGCCCGGCACGGTGTCGACGGCCGCGCGGACGATCGCGTCGAGAGTGTCCTGCACGTTCGGTTCGGTACGCAGGGCGCGGGCCAGCTCACCGAGCTGCCTGGCCAGGGCGACCCGGCCCCCCTGCGGGTGTTGCTCCACGTTACCGGCCACGGTTTTCCTGCCCTTCGCCCTGCGTGTACCGTCGCCCGCTCGCCTCCCAGGCTGGAAGCACTACCCGCCGGTACTGATCGTGAATCCTGGTGACCCGCAGCGCCGGCCGCCCCGGTGCCCTGCTCCGGCAGGGCCCCGCCGGCCGCCACCCGCCGCCCCGCCGCCGGCCCGTCGGCGCCCCGCCGCCGGCCCGTCGGCGACCGGGGCGGTTCGGGGTTTCAGCCGGTGGGGAAGGGGGAGACCGTCCCGGCTTCTTCTGCGCTGTGGAGGTGACGAAATGGCCGCCAGAACCAGGACCGGCACCCCGGTCCGACACCCGGTACGCACGGCCGCCCGCGCGGTCGGTGCGGTGTTCCTGCTGATCGGGGTGCTCGGCTTCGTGCCCGGCATCACCTACGACCTCAGCGAGATCACACTCGCCGGGCACCGCTCCGGGGCGAAGCTGTTCGGGCTGTTCCAGGTGTCCGTGCTGCACAACCTGGTGCACCTGGCGTTCGGCGTCGCCGGGCTCGCGTTGGCCCGCACCGTCGCCGGCGCCCGGACGTACCTGGTCGGCGGCGGAGCCATCTACCTGGTGCTCTGGCTGTACGGCCTGGTGGTGAACCACGACAGCGGCGCCAACTTCGTCCCGGTCAACAACGCCGACAACTGGCTGCACCTGTTCCTGGGCGTCGGCATGATCGCCCTCGGCATCGTGCTCACCCGGGGTGCCCCCGGCGCCCGTCGCCGCTAGCCGGTCCGGGTCGCCGTCCGTCGCCGGGCCCGGAGCGCCGCCCGACGGATCTCGTCCGCGCCCCACACCACCGGCGGGAAGAGCAGCAGCAGGGCGAGCAGCTCCGGCGGTGGCGGCCGGGTGCCGAAGACGTCCCGCAGCACCGGCACGGTCACCACCAGCGCGGCGAAGACGATCTCGAAGGCGATGCCCCACAGCAGCAGCCGGTTACTGGTCACCCCGACGGTCCGCAGCGAGGCGTGCTCGGTACGGGCGGCGAACGCGGTGCCGATCTGGCAGGCCACGATGCCGAGGAAGGTCATCGTGGT
Proteins encoded in this region:
- a CDS encoding CsbD family protein, which gives rise to MGIDDKIGNASEQAAGKVKEGAGRATGDERLEAEGRGDQASANLKQAGEKIKDVFKS
- a CDS encoding arsenate reductase ArsC, with amino-acid sequence MTKPSVLFVCVHNAGRSQMAAGWLRHLAGDAVEVRSAGSAPAETVNPAAVEAMREVGVDITDQTPKLLEYATAESSDVIVTMGCGDACPVFPGKRYEDWQLADPAGKGVAAVRPIRDEIRRRVELLLAELAPAA
- a CDS encoding aquaporin, with protein sequence MTIALPRRLLAEFTGTALLVTAVVGSGVMAATLSPDDVGLQLLENSVATAFALGALILIFGPVSGAHLNPVVSAADWFLGRRAGTGLTGRDLGGYVLAQVTGAIAGSVLANLMFDLSAVTLSGKERSGGHLWLGEVVATAGLVLLVFALARSGRAPVAPAAVGAYIGAAYWFTSSTSFANPAVTVGRAFTDTFAGIAPASVPGFVLAQLVGLTVGVALLLALYPGVGAAADRVVVPADRAVPTEQAR
- a CDS encoding arsenate reductase ArsC → MADSLTTLRKDLSVDQQLALRTAASRLLTEFAGTYGVETIERFLHTSYDQFASGSSVPNYLPLLAERFARQRLQALARVEGHHRDGRPVVLFLCTHNAGRSQLALGFFTHLAGEAAVAWSGGSEPGTGVNPAAVAAMAERGIDISTEYPKPWTDEVVRAADVVVTMGCGDACPVFPGTRYENWEIDDPAGRSVAEVRPIRDDVERRVRRLLDQLGVPVTR
- a CDS encoding helix-turn-helix domain-containing protein — encoded protein: MNAELSSRVARARIHAALGDPARLAVVDTLVLGDASPGEIAHALALPSNLVAHHVKVLTDAGLVVRGRSEGDRRRTYLRLRPEALAALTPPPLDGVGRVVFVCTHNSARSQLAAALWARRVRTPATSAGTRPAARVHPRAVAVAHRHGLPLDPTGTAHVDQVVSAGDLVIAVCDNAHEELTGPLRPRLHWSVPDPVRVDTDEAFEAAYADLAGRIDRVAPAISPGERHG
- a CDS encoding ArsR/SmtB family transcription factor; translated protein: MSNQVPPIIDLTAPTCCGPLTRGRVPAETAATLAPAFKALGDPVRLQLVSMIASAEGGEICVCDLTPAFDLTGPTISHHLRTLRQAGLVDAERRGTWVYYRVRPGLLRQLAALLAVDISTEAQ
- a CDS encoding FAD-dependent oxidoreductase — encoded protein: MTTNALAELPVVVIGAGPVGLAAAAHLHERGLAFTVLEAGDGPGAAVRQWGHVRLFSPWRYDIDAAARRLLAATGWVAPAEDDLPTGTELVEAYLRPLAELPQLAPHLRYRARVVAVGRLGLDRLRTTGRENAPFLVRLADGTDLLARAVVDASGTWGTPNVLGGSGLPAHGEDTVAGYVEPALPDVPGADRDRFAGRHTLVVGAGHSAANTLLALADLAAVAAGTTVTWAIRSTSPARTYGGGDADALPARGALGSRLREHVEAGRIRLLTGFSVHALAEVDGRVEVTVRAADGATRSVTVDRIVSATGFRPDHSITTELRLDLDPVLGATRALAPLIDPNEHSCGTVPPHGVDELAHPEPGYHAVGVKSYGRAPTFLMATGYEQVRSVVAALAGDWAAARDVRLELPETGVCTSNPVDSVDGADCCGGPAPAAEDIQAKATRGLPTGVAGGLLTAPLALLPTAGGCCAD
- a CDS encoding STAS domain-containing protein, with translation MTTARTTHNAFSTAGLSLVPIRIADDRVRLAVAGEVDMATARQFDDVLIGLLQERPTLIDVDLEGLRFLDSAGILVLLRNHTSAAEQGCQLMISNPPATVRRVLHITGVLALLTAEA
- a CDS encoding GAF and ANTAR domain-containing protein; this encodes MAGNVEQHPQGGRVALARQLGELARALRTEPNVQDTLDAIVRAAVDTVPGAWHAGISEVERRQRTFRTSAATGDLVYQVDQAQYDTGQGPCLDALCEHRTVLLPDIGTERRWPAFTARAAGLGVCSMLSFQLYVGRDSLGSLNLYASEAYAFTPESEQVGTLFAAHAAVALADARKLAQLSQALGVRDVIGQAKGILMERHKVTGDEAFALLVRASQGLNLKLIDVARYLVETGELVDRHR
- a CDS encoding DUF4383 domain-containing protein codes for the protein MAARTRTGTPVRHPVRTAARAVGAVFLLIGVLGFVPGITYDLSEITLAGHRSGAKLFGLFQVSVLHNLVHLAFGVAGLALARTVAGARTYLVGGGAIYLVLWLYGLVVNHDSGANFVPVNNADNWLHLFLGVGMIALGIVLTRGAPGARRR